ACGCCCCAGGGCCTGGAGAAGGTGCCTGGGATCTTCATCTCCCGCATGGTGCCTGGGGGCCTGGCTGAGAGCACAGGCCTGCTGGCCGTCAACGACGAGGTGCTTGAGGTCAATGGTATCGAGGTGCAAGGCAAGTCTCTGGACCAGGTGACTGACATGATGATCGCCAACAGCCACAACCTCATTGTGACGGTGAAGCCAGCCAACCAGCGCAACAACATCATACGGAGCAGTGGCGGAGGGGGTGGGGTGGCTTCCGGGAGCTCGGGTCGCTCTTCCGACAGCGGCGCCAGTTTCTACGGCTATTTCACCCCGGGCGCTGCCATAGCGACGACCCCGGCACACATCATGCAGAACTTCCatccagaggagctggagagtgatgaggatgatgaggacCTGGTGATAGAGGCAGACGGGGAGGCCGTGCCCATCCCACGGGCAGCCTTGGCCAGCTGCAGCATGCCCTCACTGCCCCGCTACGAGCCCCATCTGAACCTCCGCACCACGGCCAACGGAGCCCTGGCCTCCAGCAACAGCACCGGTTCACTGAGCACGGTCAGCACGCCCGATAGGGGCCTAGAGGGAAGGAGCTTAGAGGAGGACGGCACAGTCATCACGCTGTAGACGCATACACCCTTCATACTTGCACAATAATTAcggcacacacacattcatacagtgaggggaaaaaagtatttgatcccctgctgattttgtacgtttgcccactgacaaagaaatgatcagtctataattttaatggtaggtttatttgaacagtgagagacagaataacaacaaaaaaatccagaaaacgcatgtcaaaaatgttataaattgatttgcattttaatgagggaaataagtatttgacccctctgcaaaacattacttagtacttggtgccaaaacccttgttggcaatcacagaggtcagacgtttcttgtagttggccaacaggtttgcacacatctcaggagggattttgtcccactcctctttgcagatcttctccaagtcattaaggtttcgaggctgatgtttggcaactcgaaccttcagctccctccacagattttctatgggattaaggtctggagactggctaggccactccaggaccttaatgtgcttcttcttgagccactcctttgttgccttggccgtgtgttttgggtcatgtcatgctggaatacccatccacgacaacattttcaatgccctggctgagggaaggaggttctcacccaagatttgacggtacatggccccgtccatcgtccctttgatgcagtgaagttgtcctgtccccttagcaggaaaacactcccaaagcataatgtttccacctccatgtttgacggtggggatggtgttcttggtgtcataggcagcattcctcctcctccaaaaacgacgagttgagttgatgccaaagagctcgattttggtctcatctgaccacacactgctctgaatcattcagatgttcattggcaaacttcagacgggcatgtgtatgtgctttcttgagcagggggaccttgcaagcgctgcaagatttcagtccttcactgactagtgtgttaccaattcttttcttggtgactatggtcccagctgccttgagatcattgacaagatcctcccgtgtagttctgggctgattcctcaccgttctcatgatcattgcaactccacgaggtgagatcttgcatggagccccaggccgagggagattgacagttattttgtgtttcttccatttgcaaataatcgcaccaactattgtcaccttctcaccaagctgcttggcaatggtcttgtagcccattccagccttgtgtaggtctacaatcttgtccctgacatccttggagagctctttggtcttggccatggtcgagagtttggaatctgattgattgaatgcttctgtggacaggtgtctttttatacaggtaacaagctgagattaggagcactccctttaagagtgtgctcctaatctcagctcgttacctgtataaaagacacctgggagccagatatctttctgaGTGAGAGGGGgtcaatacttatttccctcattaaaatgcaaatcaatttataatatttttgacatgcgtttttctggatttttgttgttgttattctgtctctcactgttcaaataaacctaccattaaaatgatagactgatcatttctttgtcagtgggcaaacgtacaaaatcagcacaggatcaaatactttttccctcactgtacatgcatacTTTTACTCTCTCTCTTATATGCAAACACATAGTCTTACACACTCAAGCACATACATTCAGATACCCTCATGCATACACAAAGAACACCCATGCCAAGACCCACGCATGCGTGCCATAGTATCGACACAGCCCTCCCTACactgtgtgacagacagacagacacattaatTACACATGGTGTTTGTGTGGAAGGGGAAACTCCTGATTCAAAACCACAAAAATCACTTGTTTCTATTTTGGAAGGGGGAGACTGTTTCTGTATCCTTCCTCTTGAGGACAGCAATGAGATGGTATTCTCAGTTGTTTTTTCAATTTTGTCAACAGTATGAAAGGACTGATTTAATGAACGAGGTGAACAAATGAATGCACATATCTGTAGGCTCTGACCTCTCCCTAGCTATTCTACCTTGGCTTGTTAGATAGAGGAGACTATCTCTTGAGCACATTTTGACAATCTGCTTTTGGCATGTCACTTTGCAAATGAAAACAACCCCTCCCCTAGGTGATTACAGCATGTGGGAACTAAAGTAATGGCTTCCATCCTACGTGTTACCATAGTAACCAACAAAGAGCAGTGGTCTGCAATAATACTCTAATTTTAGTCTGAGGAGAAAAAACTAATATGGGTCTCTTTGTGTGGACCTGAACAGGGTTAACCACTATTCCTGTGTTTTCCCCCCAAGCTTTTAATGTTGATAATCACGAAAAACAAACTAGAAGCAATTATGCGAAGCAACTGGACTTTCGAAAATCTCGAAGGTTTA
This portion of the Coregonus clupeaformis isolate EN_2021a chromosome 24, ASM2061545v1, whole genome shotgun sequence genome encodes:
- the LOC121537486 gene encoding partitioning defective 6 homolog beta-like, whose translation is MNKNHRVPSNRTLSAVEVKSKFGAEFRRFSLDRSKPGRFDEFYGLLQHVHRIPNVDLLVGYADVQGDLLPINNDDNYHKAISVASPLLRLFLQRKEEADYSAFGTDSLTRPKKTVLAAVLLRPDANRKKPPVIISLPRDFRPVSSIIDVDILPETHRRVRLYKHGQEKPLGFYIRDGSSVRVTPQGLEKVPGIFISRMVPGGLAESTGLLAVNDEVLEVNGIEVQGKSLDQVTDMMIANSHNLIVTVKPANQRNNIIRSSGGGGGVASGSSGRSSDSGASFYGYFTPGAAIATTPAHIMQNFHPEELESDEDDEDLVIEADGEAVPIPRAALASCSMPSLPRYEPHLNLRTTANGALASSNSTGSLSTVSTPDRGLEGRSLEEDGTVITL